One Bosea sp. 685 DNA segment encodes these proteins:
- a CDS encoding HAMP domain-containing methyl-accepting chemotaxis protein, with the protein MRKIANQIFASVTLLALAAALTIFIGVQTLSRYAAMTDDMQAASRRVLMAERMNGLVNAVVMETRGMIMSRDAQDSEQFAKPLMAELADIRRLLGEWRQLVKPDDEAAFREVAIQVEAFVLFREEAVRRGRESGPTAVNELTNNESNRANRLALNAALKRLAALSGADSAAIDGKLSELQKDSIRTQILIGTLVISLGLALTLIVVRWRVAKPLRLLAKTMQRLAFSEPVDAIPSTSRPDEIGSMARAVVVFRDNARARGSLEADARASEAARAGRQARREQLIADFDVRIEAVLDTVRASSREMEATARSLSTIATDATSQAGGARSASLDASDSVRAVAAASEELSASIAEIAERVGKANSVVTNAAQDAEAASTSVANLAQAASNIAKVVGLIRDIAAQTNLLALNATIEAARAGEAGRGFSVVAGEVKLLASRTAQATDEIAAQIGAFERETQDAVVSIEMIAAVMSEVAQHTVAIAGATTQQRIATSEIASSAQATASSTANVANQMEHVTAASESATASASQVLVTAEKLAREAQDLRGAVETFFRDVRAA; encoded by the coding sequence TTGCGCAAGATTGCCAACCAGATTTTCGCAAGCGTGACCTTGCTGGCGCTGGCGGCTGCGCTCACGATCTTCATCGGCGTCCAGACGCTCAGCCGCTATGCCGCGATGACGGACGACATGCAGGCAGCCTCGCGCAGGGTGCTGATGGCCGAACGCATGAATGGTCTCGTCAATGCGGTCGTCATGGAAACGCGCGGCATGATCATGAGTCGCGACGCGCAGGACTCCGAGCAATTCGCCAAACCTCTCATGGCCGAGCTCGCCGACATTCGCAGACTGCTCGGGGAATGGCGTCAGCTTGTCAAACCCGATGACGAGGCTGCATTCCGCGAGGTTGCGATCCAGGTCGAAGCTTTTGTCCTCTTCCGCGAGGAAGCCGTGCGCCGGGGCCGCGAATCCGGCCCGACCGCCGTCAACGAACTCACCAACAACGAAAGCAACCGGGCCAATCGGCTGGCCCTGAACGCTGCCCTCAAGCGCCTCGCGGCGCTCAGCGGCGCCGACAGCGCCGCAATCGACGGCAAGCTCAGCGAACTCCAGAAGGACAGCATTCGCACGCAAATCCTGATCGGAACGCTGGTCATCTCGCTTGGCCTCGCCCTCACCCTCATCGTCGTGCGCTGGCGGGTAGCGAAGCCGCTGCGCCTCCTCGCCAAGACGATGCAGCGCCTGGCCTTTTCCGAGCCGGTTGACGCCATTCCGTCAACGTCGCGGCCAGACGAGATCGGCAGCATGGCGCGCGCCGTCGTGGTGTTTCGCGACAACGCCCGGGCGCGAGGTTCGCTCGAGGCCGATGCACGCGCTTCCGAGGCCGCCAGGGCGGGCCGGCAAGCCAGGCGCGAGCAATTGATTGCCGATTTCGACGTCAGGATCGAAGCCGTGCTCGACACGGTGCGCGCCAGCTCCCGCGAGATGGAAGCGACGGCGCGGAGCCTTTCCACCATCGCGACCGACGCCACCTCGCAGGCCGGCGGCGCGCGCAGCGCCTCGCTCGATGCGTCCGACAGCGTCCGCGCTGTCGCCGCCGCCTCCGAAGAGCTCTCCGCCTCGATCGCGGAAATCGCCGAGCGTGTCGGCAAGGCCAACAGCGTCGTCACCAATGCGGCGCAGGACGCTGAAGCGGCGAGCACCAGTGTCGCCAATCTGGCGCAGGCAGCGAGCAACATCGCCAAGGTGGTCGGGCTGATCCGCGACATCGCCGCCCAGACCAATCTGCTCGCACTCAACGCCACCATCGAGGCCGCCCGCGCCGGCGAAGCGGGACGCGGCTTCAGCGTCGTGGCCGGAGAGGTCAAGTTGCTGGCGAGCCGGACCGCGCAGGCGACGGATGAGATCGCTGCTCAGATCGGTGCCTTCGAGCGCGAGACGCAGGACGCCGTCGTCAGCATCGAGATGATCGCGGCCGTCATGAGCGAGGTCGCGCAGCATACCGTCGCCATCGCCGGCGCCACTACCCAGCAGCGGATCGCGACCTCCGAGATCGCCAGCAGCGCCCAGGCCACGGCCAGCAGCACGGCGAACGTCGCCAACCAGATGGAGCACGTCACGGCGGCGTCCGAATCGGCGACGGCTTCGGCGAGCCAGGTTCTGGTCACGGCCGAGAAGCTGGCGCGCGAGGCGCAGGATCTGCGTGGCGCGGTCGAGACCTTCTTCAGGGATGTGCGGGCGGCCTGA
- a CDS encoding aminotransferase class V-fold PLP-dependent enzyme, with product MQGQTLVTNRRTLLLGLGAATLAVQALPASARNLPALPTSNLGSDASYWSAVRDLYSVTPDMVNLENGYWGIMAEPVKAEYKRLTDFVNFENTVYARTRIGQDLDDVRAPLAAFLGVAREEIALTRGATEALQALISGYNKLKPGDTVLYADLDYDSMQYAMNWLKDRRGVTVAKFDIPEPATRQAVLDAYDAALKANPKTRLLLLTHISHRTGLMMPVKELAAMAKARGVDVILDAAHSWGQIDFQAKDLGIDFIGFNLHKWIGAPLGVGMLYIARERLADIDPYMADEDFKADDVRSRVHTGTPNFAAQLTVPTALALHREIGPQAKEARYRHLRNYWVSKARELKGVEIQTPDDATMVAGITSFALTGKRSPAETNAIVAALRDQHKVMTVRRGGVAKGNTIRISPAPYIMEADLDRFVAALAVVSGNRAG from the coding sequence ATGCAAGGCCAGACGCTCGTGACCAACCGCCGGACGCTCCTGCTCGGGCTCGGCGCCGCAACACTGGCAGTGCAGGCCCTGCCGGCCTCAGCCCGCAACCTGCCGGCGCTTCCCACAAGCAATCTCGGCAGCGACGCCAGCTACTGGAGCGCAGTGCGCGACCTCTACAGTGTCACCCCCGACATGGTGAATCTCGAGAACGGCTATTGGGGCATCATGGCCGAGCCGGTGAAGGCCGAGTACAAGCGCCTGACCGACTTCGTGAATTTCGAGAACACGGTCTATGCCCGCACCAGGATCGGGCAGGATCTCGACGATGTCCGCGCGCCGCTGGCCGCCTTTCTGGGCGTCGCGCGGGAAGAGATCGCGCTGACGCGTGGCGCGACCGAAGCGCTGCAAGCGTTGATCTCGGGCTACAACAAGCTGAAGCCCGGCGACACCGTGCTCTACGCCGATCTCGACTATGATTCGATGCAATACGCCATGAACTGGCTGAAGGATCGGCGCGGGGTCACGGTCGCCAAATTCGACATCCCCGAGCCCGCCACCCGTCAGGCCGTACTCGATGCCTATGACGCCGCGCTGAAAGCCAATCCGAAGACCAGGCTGCTCCTGCTGACCCATATCAGCCACCGCACCGGGTTGATGATGCCGGTCAAGGAACTCGCCGCCATGGCCAAGGCGCGTGGCGTCGACGTCATCCTCGATGCCGCCCATAGCTGGGGCCAGATCGACTTCCAGGCCAAGGATCTCGGCATCGATTTCATCGGCTTCAATCTGCATAAATGGATCGGCGCGCCGCTCGGCGTCGGCATGCTCTACATCGCCCGCGAACGGCTGGCCGATATCGATCCCTATATGGCCGATGAGGATTTCAAGGCCGACGATGTCCGTTCCCGCGTCCACACCGGCACGCCGAACTTCGCCGCCCAGCTCACCGTCCCGACCGCGCTGGCGCTGCATCGCGAAATCGGCCCGCAGGCCAAGGAGGCGCGCTATCGCCACCTGCGCAATTACTGGGTCAGCAAGGCGCGCGAGCTGAAGGGTGTCGAGATCCAGACGCCCGACGATGCCACCATGGTCGCCGGCATCACCTCCTTCGCGCTGACCGGCAAGCGCTCGCCAGCCGAGACGAACGCGATCGTCGCGGCGCTGCGCGACCAGCACAAGGTGATGACGGTGCGCCGCGGCGGCGTCGCCAAGGGCAACACGATCCGGATCTCGCCGGCGCCCTACATCATGGAAGCCGATCTCGACCGCTTCGTCGCGGCGCTGGCGGTGGTCTCGGGCAACCGTGCTGGGTGA
- a CDS encoding ABC transporter permease has product MTAAIVNWHAIRAIYLFEMARTWRTPLQSIVSPVISTSLYFIVFGGAIGSHMPVIGGVPYGAFIVPGLIMLSLLTQSIANASFAIYFPKFTGTIYELLSAPVAWWEAVIAYVGAAATKSILLGLIILLTASFFVPEIRIEHPFFMLLFLALTATTFSLFGFIIGIWADGFERLQVVPLLIVTPLTFLGGSFYSIDMLPGFWRTVALFNPVVYLISGFRWSFYGVADVGLGVSLGMTLVFLAACIAVVGCIFRTGYRLKN; this is encoded by the coding sequence ATGACCGCGGCAATCGTCAACTGGCACGCCATCCGCGCGATCTATCTGTTCGAGATGGCGCGGACCTGGCGCACGCCGCTGCAGAGCATCGTCTCGCCGGTGATCTCGACCTCGCTCTATTTCATCGTCTTCGGCGGAGCGATCGGCTCGCATATGCCGGTGATCGGCGGCGTGCCTTACGGCGCCTTCATCGTGCCCGGGCTGATCATGCTGTCGCTGCTGACGCAGAGCATCGCCAACGCCTCCTTCGCGATCTATTTCCCGAAATTCACCGGCACGATCTACGAACTGCTCTCGGCCCCGGTCGCCTGGTGGGAGGCCGTGATCGCCTATGTCGGAGCCGCCGCGACGAAATCGATCCTGCTCGGGCTGATCATCCTGCTGACGGCCTCCTTCTTCGTGCCCGAGATCAGGATCGAGCATCCGTTCTTCATGCTGCTCTTCCTGGCGCTGACGGCGACCACCTTCAGCCTGTTCGGCTTCATCATCGGCATCTGGGCTGACGGTTTCGAACGTTTGCAGGTGGTGCCGCTGCTGATCGTGACGCCGCTGACCTTCCTCGGCGGCTCGTTTTATTCGATCGATATGCTGCCGGGCTTCTGGCGCACGGTCGCGCTGTTCAATCCGGTCGTCTACCTGATCAGCGGTTTTCGCTGGAGCTTCTATGGCGTCGCCGATGTCGGCCTCGGCGTCAGCCTGGGGATGACGCTGGTCTTCCTCGCGGCCTGCATCGCCGTCGTCGGCTGCATCTTCCGCACCGGCTATCGCCTGAAGAACTGA
- a CDS encoding FtsX-like permease family protein, producing MNPLPMVWADIRALRWTALAIIVLVALAVAVGVAIGAQERALRRSSAAAAEDFDLLIGAPGSQTQLLMSAVYLQPDAVPLMDGRLLNTLARDERVAGVAPIAFGDVSKSYVIVGTTAAFAGRWGRLAPSQGRLFAREGEAVLGADVSYGLGDSIAPSHGVLGATARPGVAHEDEAGHRHAGHDYVAVGRLPRLGSPWDRAILVPVESVWEIHGLANGHAVDDGRIGPPFDGPRIPGVPALVVKPRSVAGAYALRAQYRQGGTMAFFPAEVLVTLYRALGDVRSVLVAASFLNALLILAAVLLLLIAVAGLRRRRYAILRALGAPRGYVLLVVWLGMAGLIGAGCVAGLLAGAVLTTALSGVIAGQTGLRLVFAIESQEIAFVAALLLIGSAITLVPALMSYRAPAVAGLRD from the coding sequence ATGAACCCGCTCCCGATGGTCTGGGCCGATATCCGGGCCCTGCGCTGGACGGCGCTGGCGATCATCGTGCTGGTGGCGCTTGCGGTCGCTGTCGGGGTGGCGATCGGGGCGCAGGAGCGGGCCTTGCGGCGCAGCTCGGCGGCTGCGGCCGAGGATTTCGACCTGCTGATCGGTGCGCCGGGCAGCCAGACACAGTTGCTGATGTCGGCGGTCTATCTCCAGCCGGATGCGGTGCCGCTGATGGACGGGCGATTGCTCAACACGCTGGCGCGGGATGAGCGTGTCGCCGGCGTCGCGCCGATCGCCTTCGGCGACGTCAGCAAGAGCTATGTGATCGTCGGCACCACGGCGGCCTTTGCCGGCCGCTGGGGGCGGCTCGCGCCATCGCAGGGTCGGCTCTTCGCGAGGGAGGGCGAGGCGGTGCTGGGGGCCGATGTCAGCTATGGCCTCGGCGACAGCATCGCGCCATCGCATGGCGTCCTCGGCGCAACCGCGCGTCCGGGCGTGGCGCATGAGGACGAGGCCGGGCATCGCCATGCCGGTCACGACTATGTCGCGGTCGGGCGGTTGCCGCGCCTCGGTTCGCCCTGGGACCGGGCGATCCTGGTGCCGGTCGAGAGCGTCTGGGAGATCCATGGCCTCGCCAATGGCCACGCCGTGGATGACGGCCGGATCGGGCCGCCTTTCGACGGGCCGCGGATCCCCGGCGTGCCGGCCCTGGTCGTCAAGCCGCGCAGCGTCGCCGGCGCCTATGCCTTGCGGGCGCAATATCGCCAGGGCGGTACGATGGCGTTCTTTCCCGCCGAGGTTCTGGTCACGCTCTACCGCGCGCTTGGTGATGTCCGCAGTGTCCTGGTCGCAGCCTCCTTCCTCAATGCGCTGCTGATCCTGGCGGCGGTCCTGCTGTTGCTGATCGCGGTCGCGGGCCTGCGGCGGCGGCGCTATGCGATCCTGCGGGCGCTGGGCGCGCCACGCGGCTATGTGCTGCTGGTCGTCTGGCTGGGCATGGCCGGGCTGATCGGCGCAGGCTGCGTCGCGGGCCTGCTGGCTGGCGCGGTGCTGACGACAGCGCTGTCAGGCGTCATCGCCGGGCAGACCGGGCTGCGGCTCGTCTTCGCGATCGAGAGCCAGGAGATCGCCTTCGTGGCGGCGCTGCTTCTCATCGGCAGTGCGATCACGCTGGTGCCGGCGCTGATGTCCTATCGCGCCCCGGCGGTCGCCGGCCTGCGCGACTGA
- a CDS encoding ABC transporter ATP-binding protein → MQPIISVANLSKTYKSGFSALKGVDLSIRRGEIFALLGPNGAGKTTLISIICGLVNPSSGQVLADGHDIVTDYRAARAKIGLVPQELTTDAFETVWSTVNFSRGLFGKRRDPALVEQVLKDLTLWDKRDTQIRMLSGGMKRRVLIAKALAHEPEILFLDEPTAGVDVELRQDMWKLVRRLQERGVTIILTTHYIEEAEEMADRIGVISKGEIILVEEKAELMRKLGRKQLTLSLQEPLASVPPALASYNLALEAEGNELVYTYDTKAERTGITALLQDLSQANIRFKDLRTSQSSLEDIFVSLVRDRR, encoded by the coding sequence ATGCAGCCAATCATTTCCGTCGCCAACCTGTCGAAGACCTACAAATCGGGCTTCAGCGCGCTCAAGGGCGTCGACCTGTCGATCCGGCGCGGCGAGATCTTCGCGCTGCTCGGGCCCAATGGCGCCGGCAAGACCACGCTGATCAGCATCATATGCGGGCTGGTCAACCCCAGCAGCGGGCAGGTTCTGGCCGACGGGCACGACATCGTCACCGATTATCGCGCCGCGCGCGCCAAGATCGGCCTCGTGCCGCAGGAGCTGACGACGGACGCTTTCGAGACCGTCTGGAGCACGGTCAATTTCAGCCGGGGCCTGTTCGGCAAGCGCCGGGATCCGGCTCTGGTCGAGCAGGTGCTGAAGGACCTCACGCTCTGGGACAAGCGCGACACGCAGATCCGGATGCTGTCAGGCGGGATGAAGCGGCGCGTGCTGATCGCCAAGGCGCTCGCGCATGAGCCGGAGATCCTGTTCTTGGACGAACCGACGGCGGGCGTCGATGTCGAGCTGCGCCAGGATATGTGGAAGCTCGTGCGCCGGCTCCAGGAGCGCGGGGTCACCATCATCCTGACGACGCATTACATCGAAGAGGCCGAGGAGATGGCCGACCGGATCGGCGTCATCAGCAAGGGCGAGATCATCCTCGTCGAGGAAAAAGCCGAGCTGATGCGCAAGCTCGGGCGCAAGCAATTGACCCTGTCGCTGCAGGAGCCGCTGGCTTCCGTGCCGCCTGCGCTGGCGAGCTACAATTTGGCGCTCGAGGCCGAGGGCAACGAGCTCGTCTACACCTACGATACCAAGGCCGAGCGCACGGGGATCACAGCGCTGCTGCAGGATCTCAGCCAGGCGAATATCCGCTTCAAGGACCTGCGCACCAGCCAGAGTTCGCTCGAAGACATCTTCGTCAGCCTGGTGAGGGACCGTCGATGA
- a CDS encoding TspO/MBR family protein, whose translation MTQVRGLAGAARLPHLVRMSTPSALRAHSSGPFWRNALIVIVPVVVASIVGSAVTVPQIPGWYAGLAKPVFNPPNWVFGPVWTLLFAMMAYAVYRILRLPAATPGRVQALAVYHVQLALNLLWSCVFFGLNSPVGGMLVILPLLALILTAIAQFRPLDRLSAGLLWPYAAWVSFATLLNASIWWLNK comes from the coding sequence GTGACGCAAGTGCGCGGCCTTGCCGGGGCCGCGCGCCTGCCCCATCTCGTACGCATGAGCACCCCATCCGCACTCCGCGCCCACAGCTCGGGCCCGTTCTGGCGCAATGCGCTGATCGTCATCGTCCCTGTCGTCGTCGCCTCGATTGTCGGCAGCGCAGTGACCGTGCCGCAGATCCCCGGTTGGTATGCGGGCCTCGCAAAGCCGGTCTTCAATCCGCCGAACTGGGTGTTCGGGCCGGTCTGGACCCTGCTCTTTGCGATGATGGCCTATGCCGTCTATCGCATTCTGCGCCTGCCGGCGGCGACGCCGGGCAGGGTGCAGGCGCTCGCCGTCTATCACGTCCAGCTCGCGCTGAACCTGCTATGGTCCTGCGTTTTCTTTGGGCTCAATAGCCCGGTCGGCGGGATGCTGGTGATCCTGCCGCTGCTGGCGCTGATTCTGACGGCGATCGCGCAATTCCGGCCGCTCGACCGGCTTTCGGCCGGTCTGCTCTGGCCCTATGCGGCCTGGGTTTCGTTCGCGACGCTGCTCAACGCCTCGATCTGGTGGCTAAACAAATAG
- a CDS encoding ABC transporter ATP-binding protein has translation MPVFTSLERQPAAAARALQLTGVRLDHRGGDGRPFRVLDLAGLAIPAGARVGLRGASGSGKTSLLHLVAGLIRPDAGSVSWGDIMVSDLPVGARDRWRQATLGFVFQDFHLIPELDVAANITLPLTFSQWRIGPAEHERAAMLAARMGLTDLRRKAGVLSRGEQQRVAIARAVLLRPALILADEPTASLDAAHAAEVGALLVEVATETGATLICASHDTALLARMDRRIELAVAPAAPIESAA, from the coding sequence ATGCCAGTTTTCACGTCGCTTGAACGGCAGCCGGCGGCTGCGGCGCGGGCGCTGCAGTTGACCGGGGTCAGGCTCGACCATCGAGGCGGCGATGGCCGGCCGTTCCGGGTGCTCGATCTCGCCGGCCTGGCGATTCCAGCTGGCGCACGGGTGGGTCTGCGCGGCGCCTCGGGCTCGGGCAAGACCTCGCTGCTGCATCTCGTCGCCGGGCTGATCCGGCCCGATGCCGGTTCGGTCAGCTGGGGCGACATAATGGTCTCGGATCTGCCTGTCGGCGCCCGCGACCGCTGGCGCCAGGCGACGCTGGGCTTCGTCTTCCAGGATTTTCACCTGATCCCCGAGCTCGACGTCGCGGCGAACATCACCTTGCCCCTGACCTTCTCGCAGTGGCGGATCGGGCCGGCTGAGCATGAGCGGGCGGCGATGCTCGCGGCCCGGATGGGGCTGACCGATCTTCGGCGCAAGGCGGGCGTGCTGTCGCGCGGCGAGCAGCAGCGCGTGGCGATTGCGCGCGCGGTTTTGCTGCGGCCTGCGCTGATCCTTGCCGATGAGCCCACAGCCAGCCTCGACGCTGCCCATGCCGCCGAGGTCGGAGCGCTCCTGGTCGAGGTCGCAACCGAAACCGGTGCGACCCTGATCTGCGCCTCGCATGATACGGCGCTGCTGGCGCGGATGGACCGGCGCATCGAGCTTGCGGTAGCCCCCGCCGCGCCGATCGAGAGCGCGGCATGA
- a CDS encoding peptide chain release factor 3 codes for MTDIQTIEAAATTAPHARRRTFAIISHPDAGKTTLTEKLLYFGGAIQLAGEVRAKAGRRQTSSDWMKIERQRGISVVTSVMTFEYGGHVFNLLDTPGHEDFSEDTYRTLTAVDSAVMVIDAAKGIEARTKKLFEVCRLRDIPIVTFINKVDRETRDLFDLIAEIETTLALDVAPMTWPVGRGREFVGTYDLKANTFRRNQKGDETTQDLAVSGPDDPLFDTLLPNGAAETWREEVFLAAEGLKPFDLESFREGHLTPVYFGAALRDYGVRDLIDALGAYAPSPRAQIADKRTIEADEPKMTGFVFKIQANMDPNHRDRIAFMRVCSGKLSRGMKAKLVRTGKPMPLNAPQFFFARDRSIAEEAYAGDIVGLPNHGTLRIGDTLTEGEDIVFKGVPSFAPEILRRVKLKDAMKAKKLREALQQMAEEGVVQLFLPHDGAPAIVGVVGALQLDVLKERMDVEYSLPVDFEPCQFSIARWVSSDDKAALQKFVSLKPSSMADDLDGDPVFMASSQFTLKYDAERAPEVSFSDVKDYQKVAKS; via the coding sequence ATGACCGACATCCAGACCATCGAGGCGGCCGCGACGACCGCCCCTCATGCGCGCCGGCGCACCTTCGCCATCATCTCGCATCCGGACGCGGGCAAGACCACGCTGACCGAAAAGCTGCTCTATTTCGGCGGCGCGATCCAGCTTGCCGGCGAGGTGCGCGCCAAGGCCGGCCGCCGCCAGACCTCCTCTGACTGGATGAAGATCGAGCGCCAGCGCGGCATTTCGGTCGTGACCTCGGTGATGACGTTCGAATATGGCGGGCATGTCTTCAACCTGTTGGACACGCCGGGCCACGAGGACTTCTCCGAGGACACCTACCGCACCCTGACCGCGGTCGATTCCGCGGTGATGGTGATCGACGCGGCAAAGGGCATCGAGGCGCGCACCAAGAAGCTGTTCGAGGTCTGCCGGCTGCGCGACATCCCGATCGTCACCTTCATCAATAAGGTCGACCGCGAGACCCGCGACCTGTTCGATCTGATCGCCGAGATCGAAACCACTTTGGCGCTCGATGTCGCGCCGATGACCTGGCCCGTCGGGCGCGGGCGCGAATTCGTCGGCACCTATGATCTCAAGGCCAATACCTTCCGCCGCAACCAGAAGGGCGACGAGACCACGCAGGACCTGGCGGTCTCGGGTCCCGATGATCCGCTTTTCGACACGTTGCTGCCTAACGGTGCGGCCGAGACCTGGCGCGAAGAGGTCTTCCTCGCGGCGGAGGGGCTCAAGCCGTTCGATCTGGAGTCGTTCCGCGAGGGCCATCTGACGCCGGTCTATTTCGGCGCGGCACTGCGCGACTACGGCGTGCGCGACCTGATCGATGCGCTGGGGGCCTATGCGCCGAGCCCGCGCGCGCAGATCGCCGACAAACGCACGATCGAGGCGGACGAGCCGAAGATGACCGGCTTCGTCTTCAAGATCCAGGCGAACATGGATCCCAACCACCGCGACCGTATCGCTTTCATGCGCGTCTGCTCAGGCAAGCTCTCACGCGGCATGAAGGCGAAGCTGGTGCGCACCGGCAAGCCGATGCCGCTCAACGCGCCGCAATTCTTCTTCGCCCGCGACCGCTCGATCGCGGAGGAAGCCTATGCCGGCGACATCGTCGGCCTGCCCAATCACGGCACCTTGCGCATTGGCGACACGCTGACCGAGGGCGAGGACATCGTCTTCAAGGGCGTGCCGAGCTTCGCCCCGGAAATCCTGCGCCGCGTCAAGCTGAAGGACGCGATGAAGGCCAAGAAGCTGCGCGAGGCGCTGCAGCAGATGGCCGAGGAAGGCGTCGTCCAGCTCTTCCTGCCGCATGATGGCGCGCCGGCGATCGTCGGCGTGGTCGGCGCGTTGCAGCTCGACGTGCTCAAGGAGCGCATGGATGTCGAATATTCGCTGCCGGTCGATTTCGAGCCCTGCCAATTCTCGATCGCGCGCTGGGTCTCGTCCGACGACAAGGCGGCGCTGCAGAAATTCGTCTCCCTGAAGCCGTCCTCGATGGCCGACGATCTCGACGGCGACCCGGTCTTCATGGCGTCCAGCCAGTTCACCCTGAAATACGACGCCGAGCGCGCGCCGGAGGTGAGCTTTTCCGATGTGAAGGACTATCAGAAGGTGGCGAAGAGCTAG
- a CDS encoding aminotransferase class I/II-fold pyridoxal phosphate-dependent enzyme, protein MSKRSLHPRSLAAQAMGKIDPQTKGVVTPIHIATTYIRDEDNAYSSGFVYGRPDNETIREAESVLAMLEEAKAGALLFGSGMAAATAVFQALSPGDHVVASKVMYWALRAWLLTEATRWGLIVDFVETDDLTAVKAAVKPGVTKLIWAETPSNPLWTITDIAGVAEIARKAGARLAVDSTCASPVHTRPLTLGADIVMHAATKVLNGHSDVVAGALCARQDDEFWNRIKTVRKGQGGILGPFEAYLLMRGLRTLHLRQERQSASAMALAQRLSAHPQVARVLYPGLPQHPGHDIAARQMEGGFGFMLSVQVTGGEAAAIKAAAHVELYKRATSLGGVESLIEHRASIEGAGSPCPTDLLRLSTGIEDVEDLYADLDQALKAGHR, encoded by the coding sequence ATGTCCAAGCGCTCGCTCCATCCCCGCTCGCTCGCCGCGCAGGCCATGGGCAAGATCGACCCGCAAACCAAGGGCGTGGTCACCCCGATTCATATCGCCACGACCTATATCCGCGACGAGGACAACGCCTATTCCTCAGGCTTCGTCTATGGCCGCCCCGACAACGAGACGATCCGGGAGGCCGAAAGCGTGCTCGCCATGCTTGAGGAGGCGAAGGCCGGCGCGCTGCTGTTCGGCTCCGGCATGGCGGCGGCGACCGCCGTCTTCCAGGCGCTCTCGCCGGGCGACCATGTCGTCGCCTCCAAGGTGATGTACTGGGCTCTGCGCGCCTGGCTCCTGACCGAAGCGACGCGCTGGGGGCTGATCGTCGATTTCGTCGAGACGGACGATCTCACCGCCGTGAAGGCGGCCGTGAAGCCTGGCGTCACAAAGCTGATCTGGGCCGAGACGCCGTCGAACCCGCTCTGGACCATCACCGACATCGCCGGCGTGGCCGAGATCGCGCGCAAGGCCGGCGCCAGGCTCGCGGTCGATTCGACCTGCGCCTCGCCGGTGCATACGCGCCCGCTGACGCTGGGCGCCGACATCGTCATGCATGCCGCAACCAAGGTGCTGAACGGCCATTCCGACGTCGTGGCGGGCGCGCTCTGCGCCCGTCAGGACGACGAATTCTGGAATCGCATCAAGACCGTGCGCAAGGGGCAAGGCGGGATTCTGGGCCCCTTCGAGGCCTATCTGCTGATGCGCGGCCTGCGCACGCTCCATCTCAGGCAGGAGCGCCAGAGCGCGTCGGCCATGGCGCTGGCGCAAAGGCTCTCGGCCCATCCGCAGGTGGCGCGGGTGCTCTATCCCGGCCTGCCGCAGCACCCCGGCCACGACATCGCCGCCCGCCAGATGGAAGGCGGCTTCGGCTTCATGCTCTCGGTGCAGGTGACGGGCGGCGAGGCTGCGGCGATCAAGGCTGCGGCTCATGTCGAGCTCTACAAGCGCGCCACCTCGCTCGGCGGCGTCGAGAGCCTGATCGAACATCGCGCCTCGATCGAGGGTGCGGGCTCGCCCTGCCCCACCGACCTGCTCAGACTCTCGACCGGCATCGAGGATGTCGAGGATCTCTACGCCGATCTCGACCAGGCCCTGAAGGCCGGGCATCGTTAG
- a CDS encoding ATP-binding protein, translating into MTASLAATPHFAMLAQRAGVAAHQPRLYLFSNVSGHMARAGVDRMASELGAKVYRVDLSMIVSKFVAETERNLDRAFLAAQSAGSILFLDEADALFGKRTSVKDAHDRYADQEIDYLLQRLERYNGVAVLATRSPPPQLSLSRMRVITVRWPP; encoded by the coding sequence ATGACGGCGTCGCTTGCGGCCACTCCGCATTTCGCCATGCTGGCGCAGCGGGCTGGCGTCGCTGCTCATCAGCCGAGGCTCTATCTCTTCTCCAATGTGAGCGGGCATATGGCGCGAGCCGGCGTGGACCGGATGGCGAGCGAGTTGGGGGCCAAGGTCTACCGCGTCGATCTGTCGATGATCGTCAGCAAATTCGTTGCTGAGACCGAGCGAAACCTCGATCGCGCCTTCCTCGCAGCCCAATCGGCGGGATCGATTCTGTTCCTCGACGAGGCCGACGCGCTGTTCGGCAAGCGGACATCGGTGAAGGATGCGCATGACCGCTACGCCGACCAGGAGATCGATTATCTCCTGCAGCGCCTGGAGCGCTACAACGGCGTCGCGGTCCTGGCGACACGGTCGCCGCCGCCGCAATTGAGCCTCAGCCGCATGCGCGTCATCACCGTGCGCTGGCCGCCGTGA